The following are from one region of the Biomphalaria glabrata chromosome 12, xgBioGlab47.1, whole genome shotgun sequence genome:
- the LOC106061722 gene encoding uncharacterized protein LOC106061722 — protein MDSIALQSEKKRNLSPFQEIPQPCEIDSDALCARPRHPRCNVTYPASDSAEDSVCKVRVDCQASCSARCFAVRMAIPGGLIRPSTIFNFSISTFDTNGTERFSRAWENKSQMFSAIKVAQILSSRRYAKFLVSSAFDCSNLLVCQPSNEAMQQL, from the exons ATGGACAGCATCGCTTTACAGTCTGAGAAGAAGCGAAACTTGTCGCCATTTCAAGAGA TACCTCAGCCATGTGAGATTGACAGCGATGCCTTGTGTGCCAGGCCCAGACACCCGAGATGTAACGTCACATACCCAG CCTCGGACAGTGCAGAAGACAGTGTTTGTAAAGTCAGAGTGGACTGCCAGGCTTCCTGCTCTGCCAGATGTTTCGCTGTGCGCATGGCTATTCCCGGAGGCCTCATCAGACCGTCTACCATCTTTAATTTTAGTATAAGCACTTTTG ATACCAACGGGACAGAACGATTCTCTAGAGCCTGGGAAAACAAATCACAGATGTTCTCTGCCATCAAAGTCGCACAGATCCTCAGCAGTCGAAGGTACGCGAAGTTTCTGGTTAGTTCTGCCTTTGATTGTTCCAACTTGTTAGTGTGCCAGCCGTCTAACGAAGCCATGCAACAGTTATAg
- the LOC129922089 gene encoding uncharacterized protein LOC129922089: MTFTQYDSACPAEHLLAETNDGHRSSNYILHMYEINNFDHEAMNEKALTHQLNNINVLIKQNEYTTLNSTSTEGDPSLYKDQLPRHARPAPSTVTDQCPAYTSSASVIYSSAFFPPRRQGAFDTVRQINEVCPPGFLNRLNDRNTISSLSFLENHIRITMT, translated from the exons ATGACCTTCACACAATATGACAGCGCCTGCCCTGCAGAACACCTCTTAGCTGAAACGAATG ATGGACATAGGTCTTCTAACTACATATTACATATGTATGAAATCAATAACTTTGACCATGAAGCTATGAACGAAAAAGCATTAACGCATCAACTAAACAACATTAATGTACTGATTAAACAGAATGAATATACAACATTAAATAGTACCTCTACAGAAGGAGATCCAAGTCTGTACAAAGATCAACTACCAAGGCACGCGAGACCAGCTCCTTCAACAGTCACTGACCAGTGTCCAGCATACACATCTTCAGCTTCAGTTATATACTCGTCTGCCTTTTTTCCCCCTCGGCGTCAGGGAGCATTTGACACTGTGAGACAGATAAATGAAGTCTGTCCACCAGGTTTTCTGAACAGACTTAATGACAGGAATACTATCTCATCTTTGTCATTTCTGGAAAACCACATTCGTATAACCATGACATAA